The following proteins are co-located in the Phyllostomus discolor isolate MPI-MPIP mPhyDis1 chromosome 1, mPhyDis1.pri.v3, whole genome shotgun sequence genome:
- the CSN2 gene encoding beta-casein, which produces MRVLILACLAALALAMETVESLSNTEESITRINKKPEKFENDKEQQRQDGHQEKIQSPVQPQALVYPFAEPIPYTVLPQNVLPLAQPAMVLPVLQPEVIQGSNSKATIFPKHHVMPFLKSPAVPIFQRQIPNLTDLKNPQLPLPLLQPLMHQVPQPLIQAPMLPTQPLLSLPQPKALPLSQQVITYPQRDMPIQALLLYQEPLIDPTQGSYPVSQPIATVYSLQQI; this is translated from the exons ATGAGGGTCCTCATCCTTGCCTGCCTGGCGGCCCTTGCCCTTGCAATGGAG acTGTAGAAAGCCTTTCAAACACAGAG gaATCCATTACACGCATCAACAAA AAACCTGAGAAGTTTGAAAATGACAAAGAGCAGCAAAGACAG GATGGACACCAGGAGAAAATCCAGTCCCCTGTCCAGCCACAGGCTCTTGTCTATCCTTTTGCTGAGCCCATCCCCTATACTGTCCTTCCACAAAATGTCCTGCCTCTTGCTCAGCCTGCTATGGTGCTGCCTGTCCTTCAGCCTGAAGTGATTCAAGGTTCCAATTCTAAGGCAACCATCTTTCCTAAGCACCATGTGATGCCATTTCTTAAATCTCCAGCAGTTCCAATTTTTCAACGCCAAATCCCAAACCTCACTGATCTCAAAAATCCACAGcttcctctgcctctgctccAGCCCTTGATGCACCAGGTGCCCCAGCCTCTTATCCAGGCTCCCATGCTTCCTACTCAGCCCCTGCTTTCCCTTCCTCAGCCCAAAGCCCTGCCTCTTTCCCAGCAAGTGATCACCTACCCTCAGAGAGATATGCCCATCCAAGCCCTTCTGCTTTACCAAGAGCCTCTGATTGACCCTACCCAGGGGTCCTACCCTGTGAGTCAACCTATTGCCACAGTTTACAGCTTGCAACAA atttaa